A window of Infirmifilum lucidum contains these coding sequences:
- a CDS encoding sugar phosphate nucleotidyltransferase — protein sequence MKIVVLTGGRTNRMLPLTEGYSRALLSIMGRPLFMYSLERAIRATGGKAIVVTSEDVPMGEIIRSINEAGYTASVSVKVQKEAGIEGALLAASKALEGDEWFMMVYGDVIVDEDAFRLVLEVHRKSERPSLLLVPSSNVQAYGVAFVRENLVARLAETGAGQETSYVIGGVFILPSEFFSLIEKGLKFFDALNSLVEKTGVYAAFWTGEWVAVDYPWDLINAFYSLTKRGCGRVVAPSARVSPAAILEGCVIVDNGATVDHYAVVKGPVYIGRGAFVGKGAFVREYTSIEEGAVVGAHTEIKRSILQPYSTVGSFSLITDSVIGYRSVVEPRTTVLSMLPDDFTLVRELPLQGLVGKKKKLGIFVSPYARVRAGSILGPALKVYSDGRVEGIR from the coding sequence ATGAAGATAGTAGTGTTAACTGGTGGAAGAACTAACCGAATGCTTCCCTTGACTGAGGGTTACTCTAGAGCCCTCTTGAGCATCATGGGAAGACCCCTCTTCATGTACTCGCTTGAGAGAGCAATCCGTGCTACTGGAGGTAAAGCCATTGTTGTAACATCAGAGGACGTCCCAATGGGAGAGATCATAAGGAGCATCAATGAGGCTGGCTATACTGCGAGCGTCTCTGTGAAAGTTCAAAAAGAAGCTGGCATCGAAGGGGCGTTACTGGCAGCTTCTAAGGCTCTCGAAGGAGATGAGTGGTTTATGATGGTTTACGGGGATGTTATAGTGGATGAGGATGCATTTAGGTTAGTTCTCGAAGTGCACAGAAAATCTGAGAGGCCTAGCTTACTCCTGGTTCCCAGTTCAAACGTCCAGGCATATGGTGTGGCTTTCGTCAGAGAGAACCTAGTCGCAAGGCTCGCAGAGACTGGTGCTGGGCAAGAGACTAGCTACGTCATAGGAGGAGTATTTATCCTCCCCTCTGAGTTCTTCTCGCTCATAGAAAAGGGGCTTAAATTCTTTGACGCCTTAAATAGCCTCGTCGAGAAAACCGGAGTTTACGCTGCATTCTGGACTGGCGAGTGGGTGGCTGTGGATTACCCGTGGGATCTCATCAACGCCTTTTATAGTTTAACAAAGAGGGGGTGCGGTAGAGTAGTGGCCCCCAGTGCACGGGTCTCTCCGGCGGCAATACTTGAGGGGTGCGTCATTGTTGACAATGGGGCTACCGTTGACCACTATGCTGTAGTAAAGGGGCCCGTTTACATTGGTAGGGGGGCTTTCGTGGGCAAAGGCGCCTTTGTCCGGGAGTATACGTCGATAGAGGAGGGCGCAGTTGTGGGCGCTCATACAGAGATTAAACGTAGCATTCTGCAACCATACTCGACCGTTGGGAGCTTCTCTCTAATCACGGACAGCGTGATAGGTTATAGGAGCGTCGTCGAGCCCCGTACAACCGTTCTAAGTATGCTACCGGACGACTTTACACTAGTAAGGGAGCTACCGCTCCAAGGGTTGGTTGGTAAGAAGAAGAAACTGGGGATATTCGTCTCTCCCTATGCTCGCGTCAGAGCGGGATCAATACTGGGACCTGCTCTGAAAGTTTATAGTGACGGCAGAGTCGAGGGCATACGTTGA
- the glmS gene encoding glutamine--fructose-6-phosphate transaminase (isomerizing) → MCGIVGVIGNGIKAGQILGECLRKLEYRGYDSVGVATLSSGKIRVLKGAGKIDEVDARLCFSCLEGDVGIGHTRWATHGPPTDENAHPHTDCRGRVAVVHNGIIENYIELKEELVRRGHSFRSQTDTEVIAHLIEDNLARGHEPYTAFRETVLRLKGSYALAVLISDTPDRIYFARRHSPLVIGVGDKLVFLASDIPAFLEYTRKVIPIHDGELGYASQSTIVIENIKGEAISPEGRVIFVDWTPESARKEGFPHFMLKEIHEQPRVINDTIAGFGRDYEMGAEMLHSGDTIFVTAAGTSYHASMYFALLTAKLTGRKVIPFISSEYESYIHSASSGDVLLAVSQSGETIDTLMALRAFKALGCKVVSLTNVIGSVISRESDQAVYMKAGPEIGVAATKTFTTQLTALTWLALLIAQRGGRLDAEGIKSTRERIKALPDLVEEVIMKYEGWAKGMSRLIAAKSSAYYLSRGLGLPIALEGALKLKEVAYVHAEGYPAGESKHGPIALVERGFPVVFVSVEKSLEKKLLGNIEEMKARGAFTIGIIPQGSELGARLDEKVVIPSRDEVLLPILEIIPLQLLAYYTAVEKGVDPDKPRNLAKTVTVE, encoded by the coding sequence GTGTGCGGGATTGTAGGGGTCATAGGCAACGGGATTAAAGCCGGTCAGATTCTAGGCGAGTGCCTACGGAAGCTAGAGTATAGGGGTTACGACAGTGTTGGCGTGGCTACCCTGTCAAGTGGGAAGATTAGAGTGTTGAAGGGTGCGGGGAAAATCGACGAGGTCGATGCAAGGCTCTGTTTCTCCTGCCTGGAGGGAGATGTAGGTATAGGCCACACTAGGTGGGCAACCCATGGGCCTCCAACAGACGAGAACGCGCACCCGCACACTGACTGTAGAGGCCGCGTGGCCGTGGTTCACAACGGCATCATCGAGAACTACATAGAGTTGAAGGAGGAACTCGTGAGGAGGGGGCATAGCTTTAGAAGCCAGACTGACACCGAAGTAATAGCACACTTGATCGAGGACAATCTCGCACGTGGACATGAACCGTATACAGCATTCCGGGAAACAGTATTGCGGCTTAAGGGTAGTTATGCTCTCGCAGTTCTAATCTCGGACACTCCTGATAGAATTTACTTCGCTAGGCGGCATTCACCCCTCGTAATTGGAGTTGGAGACAAGCTTGTTTTCCTAGCTTCGGACATCCCAGCATTCCTAGAATACACCAGGAAGGTTATCCCAATACACGATGGCGAGCTCGGATATGCATCACAAAGCACGATAGTAATCGAGAACATTAAAGGAGAAGCGATCAGCCCAGAGGGCCGCGTTATTTTCGTTGACTGGACACCTGAGTCGGCCCGCAAGGAGGGCTTCCCCCACTTCATGCTGAAAGAGATCCACGAGCAACCACGCGTGATTAACGATACAATAGCCGGGTTCGGAAGAGACTACGAGATGGGCGCAGAAATGTTGCATAGCGGGGACACTATTTTTGTCACGGCAGCCGGAACGAGCTACCACGCCTCGATGTACTTTGCTCTCCTCACAGCGAAGCTTACAGGGAGGAAAGTGATACCGTTCATATCAAGTGAGTACGAATCGTACATCCACTCTGCAAGTAGTGGAGATGTTCTTCTAGCCGTTTCCCAGAGCGGCGAGACAATAGACACTTTGATGGCTCTTAGAGCGTTTAAGGCTTTGGGGTGTAAGGTCGTCTCTCTGACAAACGTTATCGGGAGTGTCATCTCCAGGGAGAGTGATCAAGCAGTGTACATGAAAGCCGGTCCCGAAATAGGAGTAGCAGCCACGAAGACTTTTACCACGCAGCTCACCGCGCTCACCTGGCTGGCTCTGCTCATAGCGCAGAGAGGCGGCAGGCTTGACGCGGAGGGCATCAAGAGTACCAGGGAGCGTATTAAAGCACTACCGGATCTAGTCGAGGAGGTAATTATGAAGTACGAGGGGTGGGCTAAGGGCATGAGTAGACTTATCGCGGCAAAGAGCAGCGCGTACTACCTGAGTAGGGGGCTCGGACTCCCCATAGCACTCGAGGGTGCCCTGAAGCTGAAGGAGGTTGCTTACGTTCACGCCGAGGGATATCCTGCTGGGGAAAGCAAGCATGGCCCAATAGCTCTCGTCGAGCGGGGGTTCCCTGTTGTCTTTGTATCTGTTGAAAAATCTCTTGAAAAGAAGTTGCTTGGTAACATAGAAGAAATGAAAGCTAGAGGGGCTTTCACTATCGGAATTATACCACAGGGTTCTGAGCTTGGCGCAAGGTTGGACGAGAAGGTCGTTATCCCGTCAAGGGACGAAGTTCTCTTACCTATCTTGGAAATAATCCCGCTACAGCTCCTGGCGTACTACACTGCTGTTGAAAAAGGAGTGGATCCAGACAAGCCTAGGAATCTCGCTAAAACCGTGACGGTAGAGTAG
- a CDS encoding pyridoxal phosphate-dependent aminotransferase, giving the protein MTSPILRVSSSSSRLGAEEAFVYLARSMELKRRGVDVVSFGIGQPDFQPPPHIIAYAKEAMDAGFNGYGPSLGMPELREAVAEFLNEKYRLDIRPDEVAITAGAKAAVFIGMLALLEPGDEVIIPDPSYPLYESVANFIGARVKFFRLHKGNNYKIKFEDIERLVADKTRMVVINYPENPVGSTMDRRDVESLVELAYERKFVVLSDEIYDHFVYEGHHHSTLQTDYWRDVVYYVNGFSKTFGMTGWRLGYVVANRELVSKLSVIANNMYSCPVTFAQIAAAKALRDGLEWFKPILEQYRRRRDLIYSKLLSIKGVEVVKPEGAFYIFPDFSKVIRAKGMKNERELADRLLEERGVVVLPGTAFPKEAGAGHLRFSFAVREEDIEKGVQRIRSWIEG; this is encoded by the coding sequence GTGACAAGTCCAATCCTGAGAGTTAGCTCTTCTTCGAGCCGCCTCGGGGCCGAGGAAGCCTTCGTCTACCTGGCACGTAGCATGGAGTTAAAGCGCCGTGGCGTCGACGTTGTTTCTTTTGGGATAGGCCAGCCCGACTTCCAGCCACCACCGCATATCATAGCGTACGCAAAGGAGGCGATGGACGCGGGCTTCAACGGCTATGGTCCCAGCCTGGGGATGCCCGAGTTAAGGGAGGCTGTCGCAGAATTTCTCAACGAGAAGTACAGACTAGATATTAGGCCGGATGAGGTAGCGATAACTGCTGGTGCAAAGGCCGCGGTTTTCATTGGAATGTTGGCTCTCCTAGAACCCGGAGACGAGGTGATAATTCCCGACCCCTCTTACCCTCTCTACGAATCCGTAGCAAACTTTATCGGCGCAAGGGTAAAGTTCTTCAGGCTCCACAAGGGGAACAACTATAAGATAAAATTCGAAGACATAGAAAGGCTCGTAGCTGATAAGACGCGGATGGTCGTTATAAACTACCCTGAAAACCCAGTAGGCTCCACGATGGACAGAAGAGACGTAGAATCGCTAGTAGAGCTCGCCTACGAGAGGAAATTCGTGGTGCTGTCAGACGAGATCTACGACCACTTTGTCTACGAAGGGCACCACCACTCGACACTGCAAACCGACTACTGGAGGGACGTAGTCTACTATGTGAACGGCTTTTCCAAGACATTCGGGATGACGGGGTGGAGGCTCGGGTACGTCGTAGCGAACAGGGAGCTTGTCTCCAAGCTCTCAGTTATCGCCAACAACATGTACTCCTGTCCCGTAACCTTTGCCCAGATAGCAGCTGCGAAGGCTTTGAGAGACGGGCTCGAGTGGTTTAAGCCTATACTGGAGCAATACAGGCGTAGACGTGACCTCATATACAGCAAACTACTGTCAATAAAAGGCGTGGAGGTTGTTAAGCCTGAGGGAGCGTTCTACATCTTCCCGGATTTCTCGAAAGTTATAAGGGCGAAGGGGATGAAGAACGAGAGAGAGCTGGCAGACAGGCTTCTAGAGGAAAGAGGAGTTGTAGTCCTCCCGGGTACAGCCTTCCCCAAGGAAGCCGGTGCGGGTCACCTGAGATTTTCGTTTGCGGTTAGAGAGGAGGATATAGAGAAAGGAGTCCAGAGGATAAGATCCTGGATTGAGGGATAA
- a CDS encoding Rab family GTPase → MNGNVVKISLCGPGGVGKTSLARVFSGNPFNASERLTVGIQHFFRKMRFSDGSEVSVAVWDLGGEHRFRFLAPAFLRGAKGIIYVYDITREETFEEIDDWRRIAEQVLGPTPSVLVGNKKDLEEYRMVQREVAEEYARTHNFIGYFEVSAKQMIEVEKPFLELIKVILSKR, encoded by the coding sequence TTGAACGGAAATGTAGTGAAGATCTCGTTATGCGGGCCCGGAGGAGTTGGGAAAACTAGTCTAGCACGCGTTTTCTCGGGAAACCCATTCAACGCAAGCGAGAGACTGACTGTAGGCATTCAGCACTTCTTTAGGAAGATGCGGTTCAGCGACGGTAGCGAGGTTAGTGTAGCAGTGTGGGATCTAGGCGGAGAGCACAGATTCCGCTTTCTGGCTCCTGCTTTTCTTAGGGGTGCCAAGGGTATAATTTACGTGTATGACATAACACGCGAAGAAACCTTTGAGGAGATAGATGACTGGCGCAGGATAGCGGAGCAAGTGCTAGGCCCTACGCCCTCCGTCTTAGTCGGAAACAAGAAAGATTTGGAAGAGTACAGGATGGTTCAAAGAGAGGTTGCAGAAGAGTATGCCAGAACACATAACTTCATAGGCTATTTCGAAGTTTCAGCCAAACAGATGATAGAAGTCGAAAAGCCTTTTCTAGAACTCATAAAAGTTATTTTATCGAAGAGGTAG
- a CDS encoding NAD(P)-dependent oxidoreductase, with translation MQKVAFLGTGLMGFNMARRLAERGFTVVAWNRTYSKAKPLELYGVKVVEDLPRAVEGARVISVMVSDDNASETVLVEAFKHASEGAVVLNHSTVTPMHSGKMYLSARERKLSYIALPVMGGPADALRGELVGIAGGDREVLDEIKGYQESLFKKVFYVNSAEEASAVKLALNSIYFSAMIGLAEALVLVEAWGVTPQKFLDVASELWIRPIIERYGSRLLAENYPVSFKLRLAAKDMSYALSSGSEKGFPLPHIATMAQTLLIASQSGRLGEEDYTRIYRFLKGLR, from the coding sequence ATGCAAAAAGTCGCCTTCCTAGGAACAGGACTTATGGGCTTCAATATGGCGAGGCGCCTCGCCGAGAGAGGCTTCACCGTGGTGGCCTGGAACAGAACTTATAGCAAAGCAAAGCCTCTCGAGTTGTATGGAGTGAAAGTAGTAGAAGATTTGCCTCGCGCAGTTGAAGGGGCAAGAGTAATCTCGGTAATGGTCTCTGACGATAATGCTTCGGAGACGGTTCTAGTAGAGGCTTTCAAGCATGCTAGTGAGGGGGCAGTCGTACTTAACCACTCGACGGTCACGCCAATGCACTCCGGTAAGATGTACCTGTCAGCGCGCGAAAGAAAGCTCTCGTACATAGCACTCCCAGTAATGGGCGGCCCCGCCGACGCATTACGCGGCGAGCTTGTGGGTATAGCGGGAGGAGATAGGGAGGTCCTCGATGAGATAAAGGGATACCAAGAAAGTTTGTTCAAGAAGGTATTTTATGTGAATAGCGCAGAGGAGGCCTCAGCAGTAAAGCTTGCCTTGAACAGTATCTACTTTTCAGCTATGATAGGCCTCGCCGAGGCATTAGTACTTGTCGAGGCTTGGGGTGTTACGCCTCAAAAGTTCCTTGATGTGGCAAGCGAGCTGTGGATCAGACCTATTATAGAGAGATATGGCAGTAGACTCCTAGCAGAGAATTACCCGGTAAGCTTCAAGCTCCGCCTCGCGGCTAAAGACATGAGTTATGCCCTGTCCTCCGGGTCAGAGAAGGGCTTCCCCCTACCGCACATTGCGACAATGGCACAGACCCTCCTAATAGCTTCTCAGAGCGGGAGGCTTGGCGAAGAAGATTACACGAGGATCTACAGATTCCTCAAGGGACTCCGCTAA
- a CDS encoding TIGR04084 family radical SAM/SPASM domain-containing protein yields MLYIVFTTGKCNLKCSYCGGSFPQHKVPWSIQYRAEDIKNVVERDPDATVAFYGGEPLLNAEYIKWFMDNVKARRFVIQTNGTLYHLLPDSYWLRFETVLLSIDGRPEVTDKHRGWGVYRKVLEAAGHLRSIGFRGDLVARMTVTEDSDIYEDVKHLLELRLFDHVHWQLDVVWSDRWRNFEKWRDESYIPGLRKLMRLWIAEIRSGKVLGIAPFKAIASQAIFGDVYTAPPCGSGVNSVSILTNGRVKACPIAVEEAWADLGDIARGLRLKANWIRQPCTQCSYFRYCGGRCLYAYMERYWGDKGFQEICKASKELVKLVLSATPLIIDMLDRGVIKKNDLLYPTFNNTVEVIP; encoded by the coding sequence GTGCTCTACATAGTGTTCACGACCGGTAAGTGTAACTTGAAATGCAGCTACTGTGGCGGGAGCTTTCCGCAGCACAAAGTACCGTGGAGCATTCAATACCGCGCCGAAGACATTAAAAACGTGGTAGAGCGGGATCCTGATGCCACGGTCGCGTTCTACGGCGGAGAACCTCTCCTCAATGCAGAGTATATAAAGTGGTTTATGGACAACGTTAAGGCGAGGCGTTTCGTAATACAAACAAACGGAACCCTGTACCACCTCCTACCTGACAGCTACTGGCTGAGGTTCGAAACGGTGCTTCTATCCATCGACGGAAGGCCGGAAGTGACAGACAAGCACAGGGGTTGGGGAGTGTACAGGAAAGTTTTGGAGGCCGCGGGGCACCTCAGGAGTATTGGCTTCAGGGGAGACTTGGTAGCCCGTATGACCGTGACCGAGGACTCAGACATATATGAAGACGTCAAGCACCTACTTGAATTGAGGCTCTTCGACCACGTGCACTGGCAACTCGACGTCGTGTGGAGCGACAGGTGGAGAAATTTCGAGAAATGGAGAGACGAGAGCTATATACCAGGCTTGAGAAAGCTCATGAGGTTGTGGATCGCGGAAATTAGAAGCGGCAAAGTCCTAGGAATAGCACCCTTCAAGGCAATAGCCTCCCAGGCGATCTTCGGAGACGTGTACACAGCTCCACCTTGTGGGTCTGGCGTGAACTCTGTGTCTATACTAACAAATGGGAGAGTAAAGGCTTGCCCAATAGCCGTTGAAGAGGCATGGGCAGATCTCGGAGACATAGCGAGAGGGCTCAGGCTCAAAGCCAACTGGATTAGACAGCCGTGCACTCAATGCTCCTACTTCAGGTACTGCGGGGGGCGTTGCCTTTACGCGTACATGGAGAGATACTGGGGAGACAAAGGCTTCCAAGAGATCTGTAAAGCGTCAAAAGAGCTCGTGAAACTTGTACTCTCGGCAACTCCCCTGATAATCGACATGCTTGACAGGGGCGTCATAAAGAAAAACGACTTGCTTTACCCCACCTTTAATAACACCGTTGAAGTTATCCCGTGA